The proteins below are encoded in one region of Streptomyces sp. NBC_00490:
- the thyX gene encoding FAD-dependent thymidylate synthase: MTDTPADDLKPSFRSDVTVELVKHTAADSDVLWAARVSTAGEQSLEELQKDPERSKGLINYLMRDRHGSPFEHNSMTFFISAPILVFREFMRHRVGWSYNEESGRYRELEPVFYVPGADRKLVQEGRPGKYVFVEGTEAQQQLVTRTMEDSYRQAYEAYQEMLAAGVAREVARAVLPVGLFSSMYATCNARSLMHFLGLRTQHELAKVPSFPQREIEMVGEKMEAEWAKLMPLTYAAFNANGRVAP; the protein is encoded by the coding sequence GTGACCGACACCCCCGCCGACGACCTCAAGCCCAGCTTCCGTAGCGACGTCACCGTCGAGCTGGTCAAGCACACCGCGGCCGACTCGGACGTCCTGTGGGCCGCCCGCGTCTCCACCGCCGGCGAGCAGTCCCTGGAAGAGCTGCAGAAGGACCCCGAGCGCTCCAAGGGCCTCATCAACTACCTGATGAGAGACCGGCACGGCAGCCCCTTCGAGCACAACTCGATGACCTTCTTCATCAGCGCCCCGATCCTCGTCTTCCGCGAGTTCATGCGGCACCGCGTGGGCTGGTCCTACAACGAGGAATCCGGCCGCTACAGGGAGCTGGAGCCGGTCTTCTACGTCCCCGGCGCGGACCGCAAGCTCGTCCAGGAGGGCCGCCCCGGCAAGTACGTCTTCGTCGAGGGCACCGAGGCCCAGCAGCAGCTGGTCACCCGCACGATGGAGGACTCCTACCGGCAGGCCTACGAGGCCTACCAGGAGATGCTCGCCGCCGGCGTCGCCCGCGAGGTCGCCCGCGCTGTCCTCCCCGTCGGCCTGTTCTCCTCGATGTACGCGACCTGCAACGCGCGCTCGCTGATGCACTTCCTCGGTCTGCGCACCCAGCACGAACTGGCGAAGGTCCCGTCGTTCCCGCAGCGGGAGATCGAGATGGTCGGCGAGAAGATGGAGGCGGAGTGGGCCAAGCTCATGCCGCTCACCTACGCGGCCTTCAACGCGAACGGTCGTGTGGCGCCGTAA
- a CDS encoding DegT/DnrJ/EryC1/StrS family aminotransferase, producing the protein MLRAAGVGVGDEVVVPAFGNVEVAEAVVLAGALPVFADIDPVSYCLDASAVEAAVTARTAAVVVVHRFGRRAGIAALHALGQRHGLLVLEQGESEAPYDEVAQRRERAAYLDGKLKGVGKPDGGDGHTYQQYVVRVPGNGRPDRDAFARALRGKGVECRVPVKTPVHRLPEFRRCVSLRETELAADETLALPVDASLTKRDMQRVVGACNALGGLLQAAF; encoded by the coding sequence ATGCTCAGGGCCGCCGGCGTCGGAGTCGGTGACGAGGTCGTGGTGCCGGCCTTCGGGAACGTCGAGGTCGCCGAGGCTGTTGTTCTGGCCGGTGCGCTTCCGGTGTTCGCCGACATAGATCCGGTGAGCTACTGCCTGGATGCGTCCGCGGTCGAGGCGGCCGTGACCGCGCGGACCGCGGCCGTGGTGGTCGTACATCGATTCGGGCGGCGGGCCGGCATCGCGGCGCTGCACGCTCTGGGACAGCGTCACGGGCTGCTCGTGCTGGAGCAGGGTGAGTCCGAGGCGCCGTACGACGAGGTCGCTCAGCGCAGGGAGCGGGCGGCTTACCTCGATGGGAAGTTGAAGGGTGTGGGCAAGCCCGACGGTGGTGATGGGCACACCTATCAGCAGTACGTCGTGCGGGTGCCCGGGAACGGGCGGCCCGATCGCGATGCCTTCGCCCGTGCCTTGCGCGGCAAGGGCGTTGAGTGCCGGGTGCCGGTGAAGACGCCCGTGCACCGGTTGCCCGAGTTCCGGCGCTGTGTGTCGCTGCGGGAGACGGAGTTGGCGGCGGACGAGACGTTGGCGCTGCCGGTGGACGCGTCGCTGACCAAGCGGGACATGCAGCGGGTCGTGGGCGCGTGCAATGCGCTCGGAGGGCTGCTTCAGGCAGCCTTCTGA
- the dapB gene encoding 4-hydroxy-tetrahydrodipicolinate reductase — MSKLRVAVLGAKGRIGSEAVRAVEAAEDMELVAALSRGDKLETLAETGAQVAVELTTPDSVMTNLEYCVGHGIHAVVGTTGWTDERLAQLNGWLAASPETGVLIAPNFSIGAVLNMKFAQIAAPYFESVEVVELHHPKKVDAPSGTATRTAQLIAAARAEAGTAPAPDATETGLDGARGADVDGVPVHSVRLRGLLAHQEVLLGGEGETLTIRHDSLHHSSFMPGILLGARRVVTTPGVTFGLEHFLDLS; from the coding sequence ATGAGCAAGCTGCGCGTGGCGGTCCTCGGTGCCAAGGGCCGGATCGGCTCCGAGGCGGTACGGGCCGTGGAGGCCGCCGAGGACATGGAGCTGGTCGCCGCCCTGAGCCGGGGCGACAAGCTGGAGACGCTGGCCGAGACGGGCGCCCAGGTCGCCGTCGAACTGACCACGCCCGACTCGGTGATGACCAATCTCGAGTACTGCGTCGGCCACGGTATCCACGCCGTCGTCGGCACGACGGGCTGGACCGACGAGCGCCTCGCGCAGCTGAACGGCTGGCTGGCCGCCTCCCCGGAGACCGGCGTCCTCATCGCGCCGAACTTCTCCATCGGGGCCGTCCTCAACATGAAGTTCGCGCAGATCGCCGCGCCCTACTTCGAGTCGGTGGAGGTCGTCGAACTGCACCACCCGAAGAAGGTCGACGCCCCGTCCGGCACCGCCACGCGCACGGCCCAGCTCATCGCCGCGGCCCGCGCCGAGGCGGGCACGGCCCCGGCGCCGGACGCCACGGAGACGGGTCTGGACGGCGCGCGCGGCGCGGACGTCGACGGGGTTCCCGTCCACTCCGTCCGGCTGCGCGGCCTGCTGGCCCACCAGGAGGTCCTGCTGGGCGGCGAGGGCGAGACGCTGACCATCCGTCACGACTCGCTCCACCACAGCAGCTTCATGCCGGGCATCCTGCTGGGCGCCCGCCGCGTGGTCACCACTCCCGGCGTCACCTTCGGCCTGGAACACTTCCTGGACCTGAGCTGA
- a CDS encoding ribonuclease J: MSHPHPELGTPPPLPEGGLRVTPLGGLGEIGRNMTVFEYGGRLLIVDCGVLFPEEEQPGIDLILPDFSSIRDRLDDIEGIVLTHGHEDHIGAVPFLLREKPDIPLIGSKLTLALIEAKLQEHRIRPYTLEVVEGNRERIGPFDCEFIAVNHSIPDALAVAIRTPAGMVVHTGDFKMDQLPLDNRLTDLHAFARLSEEGIDLLLSDSTNAEVPGFVPPERDISNVLHQVFGNARKRIIVASFASHIHRIQQILDAANEYGRRVAFVGRSMVRNMGIARDLGYLKVPPGLVVDVKTLDDLPDREVVLVCTGSQGEPMAALSRMANRDHQIRIVNGDTVILASSLIPGNENAVYRVINGLTRWGANVVHKGNAKVHVSGHASAGELLYFYNICRPKNLMPVHGEWRHLRANAELGALTGVPHDRIVIAEDGVVVDLIEGKAKISGKVQAGYVYVDGLSVGDVGEPALKDRRILGDEGIISVFVVLDSSTGKITGGPHVQARGSGIEDSAFADVIPRITEVLERSAQDGVVEPHQMQQLVRRTLGKWVSDTYRRRPMILPVVVEV, translated from the coding sequence TTGAGTCATCCGCATCCTGAACTCGGTACGCCCCCGCCGCTCCCGGAGGGCGGCCTGCGGGTAACCCCGCTCGGCGGTCTCGGCGAGATCGGCCGAAACATGACGGTCTTCGAGTACGGCGGCCGTCTTCTGATCGTCGACTGCGGCGTCCTCTTCCCCGAGGAGGAGCAGCCCGGGATCGACCTGATCCTGCCGGACTTCTCGTCCATCAGGGACCGCCTCGACGACATCGAGGGCATCGTGCTCACGCACGGCCACGAGGACCACATCGGTGCCGTCCCCTTCCTGCTCCGCGAGAAGCCGGACATCCCGCTGATCGGCTCCAAGCTGACCCTCGCTCTGATCGAGGCGAAGCTCCAGGAGCACCGGATCCGTCCGTACACCCTCGAGGTGGTGGAGGGGAACCGCGAGCGCATCGGTCCCTTCGACTGCGAGTTCATCGCGGTCAACCACTCCATCCCGGACGCTCTGGCCGTGGCCATCCGCACCCCTGCGGGCATGGTGGTCCACACCGGCGACTTCAAGATGGACCAGCTGCCGCTGGACAACCGTCTGACGGACCTGCACGCGTTCGCACGCCTGAGCGAGGAGGGGATCGACCTCCTCCTGTCCGACTCGACGAACGCCGAGGTGCCGGGGTTCGTCCCGCCGGAGCGGGACATCTCCAACGTCCTGCACCAGGTCTTCGGCAACGCCCGCAAGCGGATCATCGTGGCGAGCTTCGCCAGCCACATCCACCGCATCCAGCAGATCCTGGACGCGGCCAACGAGTACGGCCGCAGGGTCGCCTTCGTCGGCCGCTCGATGGTCCGCAACATGGGCATCGCGCGGGACCTGGGCTATCTGAAGGTCCCGCCGGGCCTGGTGGTCGACGTCAAGACGCTCGACGACCTTCCCGACCGCGAGGTGGTCCTGGTCTGCACGGGCTCCCAGGGCGAACCGATGGCCGCCCTGTCCCGGATGGCCAACCGCGACCACCAGATCCGGATCGTCAACGGCGACACCGTGATCCTGGCGTCGTCCCTGATCCCCGGCAACGAGAACGCGGTCTACCGCGTGATCAACGGCCTGACCCGCTGGGGCGCCAACGTCGTCCACAAGGGCAACGCCAAGGTCCATGTCTCGGGCCATGCCTCGGCCGGCGAACTGCTGTACTTCTACAACATCTGCCGCCCGAAGAACCTGATGCCGGTCCACGGTGAATGGCGGCACCTGCGCGCCAACGCCGAGCTCGGCGCCCTCACCGGCGTCCCGCACGACCGGATCGTCATCGCGGAGGACGGCGTCGTCGTCGACCTCATCGAGGGCAAGGCCAAGATCTCCGGCAAGGTCCAGGCGGGTTACGTGTACGTCGACGGCCTCTCGGTCGGCGATGTGGGCGAACCGGCCCTCAAGGACCGCCGCATCCTCGGCGACGAGGGCATCATCTCGGTCTTCGTGGTCCTCGACTCGTCGACCGGGAAGATCACGGGCGGACCGCACGTCCAGGCCCGTGGCTCGGGTATCGAGGACTCGGCGTTCGCCGACGTGATCCCGAGGATCACGGAGGTCCTCGAGCGCTCGGCCCAGGACGGTGTGGTCGAACCCCACCAGATGCAACAGCTGGTGCGGCGGACCCTGGGCAAGTGGGTCTCCGACACCTATCGCCGCAGGCCGATGATCCTCCCGGTGGTGGTGGAGGTCTGA
- the dapA gene encoding 4-hydroxy-tetrahydrodipicolinate synthase has translation MAPTSTPQTPFGRVLTAMVTPFTADGALDLDGAQRLATHLVDAGNDGLIINGTTGESPTTSDAEKTDLVRAVLEAVGDRAHVVAGVGTNDTHHSLELARTAERTGAHGLLVVTPYYNKPPQEGLYRHFKALADATELPVMLYDIPGRSGVPINSETLVRLAEHPRIVANKDAKGDLGRASWAIARSGLAWYSGDDMLNLPLLSVGAVGFVSVVGHLVTPELRALVEAYTSGDVQKATEIHQKLLPVYTGMFRTQGVMTTKAALALQGLPAGPLRAPMVELTSEETEQLKIDLAAGGVQL, from the coding sequence ATGGCTCCGACCTCCACTCCGCAGACCCCCTTCGGGCGGGTCCTCACCGCCATGGTCACGCCCTTCACGGCGGACGGCGCGCTCGACCTCGACGGCGCGCAGCGGCTCGCAACCCACCTGGTGGACGCAGGCAACGACGGCCTGATCATCAACGGCACCACCGGTGAGTCCCCCACCACCAGCGACGCGGAGAAAACGGACCTCGTACGAGCCGTGCTGGAAGCGGTCGGCGACCGCGCCCACGTCGTCGCCGGCGTCGGCACCAACGACACCCACCACAGCCTCGAACTCGCCCGTACGGCCGAGAGGACCGGCGCCCACGGCCTGCTCGTCGTCACGCCGTACTACAACAAGCCCCCGCAGGAGGGCCTGTACCGGCACTTCAAGGCCCTCGCCGACGCCACCGAGCTGCCGGTCATGCTCTACGACATTCCCGGCCGCAGCGGTGTCCCGATCAACAGCGAGACGCTGGTCCGCCTGGCCGAGCACCCGCGCATCGTCGCCAACAAGGACGCCAAGGGCGACCTCGGCCGCGCCAGCTGGGCCATCGCCCGCTCCGGCCTCGCCTGGTACTCCGGCGACGACATGCTGAACCTGCCGCTGCTCTCCGTGGGCGCGGTCGGCTTCGTCTCGGTCGTCGGCCACCTGGTCACCCCCGAGCTGCGCGCACTGGTGGAGGCGTACACCTCCGGCGACGTCCAGAAGGCGACCGAGATCCACCAGAAGCTGCTCCCGGTCTACACGGGCATGTTCCGCACGCAGGGCGTCATGACCACGAAGGCCGCGCTCGCCCTCCAGGGCCTGCCCGCCGGACCCCTGCGCGCCCCCATGGTGGAGCTCACGTCAGAAGAGACCGAGCAGCTCAAGATCGATCTTGCCGCCGGCGGGGTACAGCTCTGA
- a CDS encoding SpoIIE family protein phosphatase has protein sequence MTTGLIPGGHPPDRRPTDSLPHQRHEPPVSAALHVDNRSRSSVITARAAASFEPVGRSVASARSFVRDTLQGWGFADIVDDAVVLTSELVTNAVVHAGTTADVLCLRSDDGVRIEVADRYPEREVPLQGSLATMGSPDREGGRGLQLCAALAGRWGVEYTPTHKQVWFQIALPERQVGTRAAGPSLPANLLPLADGRVRVAVVQIDRTAAISAWNEDAEELFGYPAEQVTGKPLTDLAAWPHTPGTSTGIAEALQLSRWEGSYGIRGANGRVTPVYASHLRVRDTEGEPSTVCLLVRDHERAVLQTPLRIPASDTSPSSDGQSTDPFEVFIGSPAPDDLDGLLQRTVERARDMLDADSAFLLLATDDETELEVRASTGLPSARQRFARVPVEAGPGRYGSARMPAVHEDLTAVPGAVPLLNGTGMRSVVTVPLKVEGRLTGSLGVAAEGPGRYSNEEALRLQFAADRIALAVESARLGELERLRRGSLSFLVEASDLLAGTLDRDQTLALMAQMTVPTLATWCAVYTIADQASEPYLSYVLHEDEELIDGIKSLLSKISPPDPVPTPGARVWSAPAEAAHQAALRTSMRSLGLGEPIGRLSSGIGPTLATASAVGGETVVLPLVARNRVIGMLTLGKPTDEHFRQEILELAEDLSRRAALALDNARLYSERTAISQSLQRSLLPPELPQIDGVEVEVIYRAAGEGNEVGGDFYDVFPISDGAYGFAIGDVCGTGPNAAAVTGLARHALRLLAREGLSGPAVLERLNSAILDEGARSRFLTLLYGEMRPQEDGSAELKVVCAGHPLPLRLRQDGTVEPAAEPQPLLGVIEDLELYEQTVTLDPGDVLLCVTDGVTERREGTRMLGDDGLTDVLTTCTGLTAGAVAARIMRAVERFASDAPSDDMAILAMRVPGLQKD, from the coding sequence ATGACCACCGGACTGATCCCTGGGGGACATCCCCCGGACCGCCGGCCGACGGACAGCCTGCCGCACCAGCGGCACGAGCCGCCCGTCAGCGCAGCCCTGCACGTCGACAACCGGTCGAGGAGTTCTGTGATCACCGCGCGCGCGGCCGCCAGCTTCGAGCCCGTCGGGCGCTCGGTCGCGAGTGCCCGCTCCTTCGTCCGCGACACACTCCAGGGCTGGGGCTTCGCGGACATCGTCGACGACGCGGTCGTCCTCACCAGCGAACTGGTGACCAACGCCGTCGTGCACGCGGGCACCACGGCGGACGTCCTGTGTCTGCGCAGCGACGACGGCGTACGCATCGAGGTCGCCGACCGCTACCCCGAGCGCGAGGTCCCCCTCCAGGGCTCCCTCGCCACCATGGGCAGCCCCGACCGCGAGGGCGGCCGCGGCCTCCAGCTGTGCGCGGCCCTGGCCGGCCGCTGGGGCGTCGAGTACACGCCCACACACAAGCAGGTCTGGTTCCAGATCGCCCTCCCGGAACGCCAGGTGGGCACCCGCGCCGCCGGCCCCTCGCTCCCCGCGAACCTCCTCCCCCTCGCCGACGGCCGCGTCCGCGTCGCCGTCGTCCAGATCGACCGTACGGCGGCCATCTCGGCCTGGAACGAGGACGCCGAGGAACTCTTCGGCTACCCGGCCGAGCAGGTCACCGGCAAACCCCTGACCGATCTCGCGGCCTGGCCCCACACCCCGGGCACCAGTACGGGCATCGCGGAGGCCCTCCAACTCTCCCGCTGGGAAGGCAGTTACGGCATAAGGGGCGCCAACGGCCGCGTCACCCCCGTGTACGCCTCCCACCTCCGCGTCCGCGACACGGAAGGCGAGCCCTCCACGGTCTGCCTCCTGGTCCGCGACCACGAACGCGCGGTCCTCCAGACCCCGTTGCGCATCCCGGCCTCCGACACCTCACCCTCCTCCGACGGCCAGAGCACCGACCCCTTCGAGGTGTTCATCGGCTCCCCGGCCCCGGACGACCTGGACGGCCTCCTCCAGCGCACGGTGGAACGCGCCCGCGACATGCTCGACGCCGACTCCGCCTTCCTCCTCCTGGCCACCGACGACGAAACGGAGCTGGAGGTCCGCGCCTCCACCGGCCTGCCCTCCGCCCGCCAGCGGTTCGCCCGCGTCCCCGTCGAGGCGGGCCCCGGCCGGTACGGCTCGGCCCGCATGCCGGCCGTCCACGAGGACCTCACGGCGGTCCCGGGCGCCGTCCCGCTCCTGAACGGCACCGGCATGCGCTCGGTCGTCACGGTCCCCCTGAAGGTCGAGGGCCGCCTCACAGGCTCCCTCGGCGTCGCGGCCGAAGGCCCCGGCAGATACTCGAACGAAGAAGCCCTGCGCCTCCAATTCGCCGCGGACCGCATCGCGTTGGCCGTCGAGTCGGCCCGCCTCGGCGAACTGGAACGCCTGCGCCGCGGATCGCTCAGCTTCCTCGTCGAGGCCTCCGACCTCCTGGCCGGCACCCTGGACCGCGACCAGACGCTGGCCCTGATGGCCCAGATGACCGTCCCGACGCTTGCGACCTGGTGCGCGGTCTACACGATCGCCGACCAGGCCTCGGAGCCGTATCTGTCGTACGTCCTGCACGAGGACGAGGAACTCATCGACGGCATCAAGTCGTTGCTCTCGAAGATCTCCCCGCCCGACCCGGTACCCACCCCGGGCGCCCGCGTCTGGTCGGCCCCCGCCGAGGCGGCCCACCAGGCGGCCCTGCGCACCTCCATGCGCAGTCTGGGCCTGGGCGAACCCATCGGCCGCCTCAGCTCGGGCATCGGCCCGACCCTCGCCACCGCATCGGCCGTGGGCGGCGAGACGGTCGTCCTCCCCCTGGTGGCCCGCAACCGCGTCATCGGCATGCTGACCCTCGGCAAGCCGACCGACGAGCACTTCCGCCAGGAAATCCTGGAACTGGCCGAGGACTTGAGCCGAAGGGCAGCGCTGGCGCTGGACAACGCCCGCCTGTACTCCGAGCGCACGGCCATCAGCCAGTCCCTCCAGCGCAGCCTCCTGCCGCCCGAGCTCCCCCAGATCGACGGCGTCGAGGTCGAGGTCATCTACCGTGCGGCCGGCGAGGGCAACGAGGTCGGCGGCGACTTCTACGACGTCTTCCCCATCAGCGACGGCGCCTACGGCTTCGCCATCGGCGACGTCTGCGGTACGGGCCCGAACGCGGCGGCGGTGACGGGCCTGGCCCGCCACGCCTTGCGGCTGCTGGCCAGGGAGGGCCTCAGCGGCCCGGCGGTCCTGGAGCGCCTCAACTCCGCGATCCTCGACGAGGGAGCCCGCAGCCGCTTCCTGACGCTCCTCTACGGCGAGATGCGCCCCCAGGAGGACGGCAGCGCCGAACTGAAGGTGGTCTGCGCCGGCCATCCCCTCCCGCTCCGCCTCCGCCAGGACGGCACGGTCGAACCGGCCGCCGAGCCGCAGCCGCTCCTGGGGGTCATCGAGGATCTCGAGCTGTACGAGCAGACGGTCACCCTGGACCCGGGCGACGTCCTGCTGTGCGTCACCGACGGCGTCACCGAACGCCGCGAGGGCACCCGCATGTTGGGCGACGACGGCCTCACCGACGTCCTCACGACCTGCACGGGCCTGACCGCCGGCGCGGTCGCCGCCCGCATCATGCGCGCCGTGGAACGCTTCGCGTCGGATGCCCCGTCCGACGACATGGCGATCCTGGCCATGCGGGTCCCGGGCCTCCAGAAGGACTGA